One stretch of Miscanthus floridulus cultivar M001 chromosome 18, ASM1932011v1, whole genome shotgun sequence DNA includes these proteins:
- the LOC136521604 gene encoding aspartyl protease family protein 1-like gives LEPPIVTAFLVAAGDASSVGFDLHHRFSPVVRQWAEARGHPFAAQEWPARGSPEYYSALSRQDRAHLARRALAGGADGLLTFAAGNDTVQYIGSLYYAVVELGTPNATFLVALDTGSNLFWVPCDCKQCASIANVTGQAATRLRPYSPRGSSTSKQVTCDNALCDRPNACSAATNGSCPYVVRYVSANTSTSGVLVQDVLHLTRERPGAAAAAGEALQAPVVFGCGQVQTGDFLDGVAFDGLMGLGRDKVSVPSVLAASGLVASDSFSMCFGDDGVGRINFGDAGSRGQGETPFTGRSKVYNVSFTSINVETRSVAAEFAAVIDSGTSYTYLSDPEYTELATNFNSLVRERRANFSSGSADPFPFEYCYRVSPNQTEVLIPDVSLTAKGGALFPVTRPIIIFFNTATRRAVGYCLAIVKNDLGINLNIIGQNFMTGLKVVFDRERSVLGWEKFDCYKNARAADAPDGSPSPAPAAGPTKITPRQNDGSGNGYPGAAPLPRSVGSRNAAAGAGALGVAGLYLLLLLAAALV, from the exons CTCGAACCACCCATCGTCACAGCGTTCCTTGTCGCCGCCGGGGACGCGTCCAGCGTCGGGTTCGACCTCCACCACCGCTTCTCCCCGGTGGTCCGGCAGTGGGCGGAGGCCCGGGGCCACCCCTTCGCTGCGCAGGAGTGGCCAGCCCGAGGCTCGCCGGAGTACTACTCCGCACTGTCCCGCCAAGATCGCGCCCACCTCGCCCGCCGCGCCCTCGCAGGCGGCGCCGACGGGCTGCTCACCTTCGCCGCCGGCAACGACACCGTACAATACATCGGATC GCTGTACTACGCGGTGGTGGAGCTGGGCACGCCGAACGCGACGTTCCTGGTGGCGCTGGACACCGGCAGCAACCTCTTCTGGGTGCCGTGCGACTGCAAGCAGTGCGCGTCCATCGCCAACGTCACCGGGCAGGCCGCGACGCGGCTCCGCCCCTACAGCCCGCGGGGGTCGTCGACGAGCAAGCAGGTGACGTGCGACAACGCGCTGTGCGACCGTCCCAACGCCTGCTCCGCCGCGACCAACGGCAGCTGCCCGTACGTGGTCCGGTACGTGTCCGCCAATACCTCCACCTCCGGGGTGCTGGTGCAGGACGTGCTCCACCTCACCCGGGAGcgcccgggcgccgccgccgccgccggggaggcCCTGCAGGCGCCCGTCGTGTTCGGGTGCGGGCAGGTGCAGACGGGCGATTTCCTGGACGGCGTCGCCTTCGACGGCCTGATGGGGCTCGGCAGGGACAAGGTGTCCGTGCCCAGCGTGCTCGCCGCCAGCGGCCTCGTCGCGTCCGACAGCTTCTCCATGTGCTTCGGCGACGACGGCGTCGGCCGCATCAACTTCGGCGACGCCGGCAGCCGTGGCCAGGGCGAGACGCCCTTCACCGGCCGGAGCAAAGTGTACAACGTGAGCTTCACGTCCATCAACGTCGAGACCAGGTCGGTGGCGGCGGAGTTCGCCGCCGTCATAGACTCCGGCACATCCTACACGTACCTCAGCGACCCGGAGTACACGGAGCTCGCCACCAAC TTCAACTCGCTGGTCCGCGAGAGGAGAGCCAATTTCAGCAGCGGCTCTGCAGACCCTTTTCCCTTTGAGTACTGCTACAGAGTCAG CCCTAACCAGACAGAGGTGCTGATCCCGGACGTGAGCCTGACGGCCAAGGGCGGAGCCCTGTTCCCGGTCACCCGGccgatcatcatcttcttcaacaCGGCCACCCGCCGTGCCGTCGGTTACTGCCTGGCGATCGTGAAGAATGACCTCGGCATCAACCTCAACATCATCGGCC AGAACTTCATGACCGGGCTCAAAGTCGTCTTCGACCGGGAGAGGTCCGTCCTGGGCTGGGAGAAGTTCGACT GCTACAAGAACGCGAGGGCGGCGGACGCGCCGGACGGGAGCCCGAGCCCGGCCCCGGCGGCGGGGCCGACCAAGATCACGCCACGGCAGAACGACGGCAGCGGCAACGGGTACCCCGGTGCCGCGCCGCTGCCGAGGTCGGTCGGCTCGCgcaacgccgccgccggcgccggcgcgctgGGAGTGGCAGGCCtctacctgctgctgctgctggccgcaGCGCTTGTCTGA
- the LOC136524086 gene encoding putative laccase-9 codes for MGAVADTPAAAVLLRLLQLAVFLAFGVAAVCPAAQASTVHRYHFLVKRVSVTRLCRQKSILTVNGQFPGPTIRARKGDVVVVNVRNHGDRNITIHWHGVDQPRNPWSDGPEYITQCPIQPGASFAYRVILSQEEGTLWWHAHTGFDRATVQGAIVIRPSRGTTFPFQFQKKPRVEELPPIILGEWWRDDDVNDLLEETKRTGRDVMPSDANTINGEPGDLFPCSSRGTTVVAVERGKTYLLRLINAGLTNHMFFAVAGHRLTVVATDARYTKPFATDHVMVAPGQTVDALLDADDRGAGGRCRYYMAARTFASDTTVPFNNSTSTAVLEYTRTLRRRGTPRRRPPVFPVATLPAVNDIGAAAAYTTRLRSLASEEHPVDVPARVDERLVVTMAVNLLPCAANTTCSGPGGARLAASLNNASFVNPSAADVLRAYYYRRFRSARGVYEADFPDHPPSAFNFTDPGVRASGLVGAATERGTRVKVLEYGAAVEVVFQDTAVLGMTSHPMHLHGFSFYVVGSGLGNFDERRDPAGYNLADPPLQNTVAVPKAGWAAIRFRANNPGVWFVHCHFDRHMVWGMDTVFIVKDGKAPDAKMMRPPWNMPQC; via the exons ATGGGTGCTGTTGCTGACACACCTGCAGCAGCAGTGCTGCTCCGGCTCCTGCAATTGGCTGTGTTCTTGGCCTTTGGAGTTGCAGCTGTTTGCCCTGCCGCGCAGGCCTCCACGGTTCATCGCTACCATTTCCTC GTAAAGAGGGTTAGCGTCACCAGGCTGTGCCGGCAGAAGAGCATCCTCACCGTGAACGGCCAGTTCCCCGGCCCGACCATCCGCGCCCGCAAGGGCGACGTCGTCGTCGTGAACGTCCGCAACCATGGCGACAGGAACATCACCATCCACTG GCACGGCGTGGACCAGCCGCGGAACCCGTGGTCCGACGGGCCGGAGTACATCACGCAGTGCCCCATCCAGCCCGGCGCCTCCTTCGCCTACCGGGTCATCCTCTCCCAGGAGGAGGGCACGCTGTGGTGGCACGCGCACACCGGCTTCGACCGCGCCACCGTGCAAGGCGCCATCGTCATCCGCCCCAGCCGCGGCACCACCTTCCCCTTCCAGTTCCAGAAGAAGCCGCGCGTCGAGGAGTTGCCGCCGATCATCCTTG GCGAGTGGTGGCGGGACGACGACGTGAACGACCTGCTCGAGGAGACCAAGCGAACCGGGCGCGACGTCATGCCGTCGGACGCCAACACCATCAACGGCGAGCCGGGCGACCTGTTCCCGTGTTCCTCGCGCGgcaccaccgtcgtcgccgtGGAGCGCGGCAAGACGTACCTGCTCCGGCTGATCAACGCGGGGCTCACCAACCATATGTTCTTCGCCGTCGCGGGACACCGCCTGACGGTGGTGGCCACGGACGCGCGCTACACGAAGCCGTTCGCCACCGACCACGTGATGGTGGCGCCGGGGCAGACCGTGGACGCGCTCCTGGACGCCGACGACCGCGGCGCCGGAGGCCGGTGCCGGTACTACATGGCGGCGAGGACGTTCGCGTCCGACACCACCGTCCCTTTCAACAACAGCACCTCCACGGCCGTCCTGGAGTACACACGGACACTGCGGCGCCGGGGCACGCCAAGACGACGACCGCCCGTCTTCCCCGTTGCCACCCTGCCGGCCGTGAACGACatcggggcggcggcggcgtacaCGACGAGGCTCCGGTCCCTGGCGAGCGAGGAGCACCCGGTGGACGTGCCGGCGCGCGTGGACGAGCGCCTGGTGGTGACGATGGCCGTGAACCTGCTCCCCTGCGCGGCGAACACGACCTGCAGCGGCCCCGGCGGCGCCCGCCTCGCGGCCAGCCTGAACAACGCCAGCTTCGTGAACCCGTCCGCCGCCGACGTCCTCCGCGCCTATTACTACCGCCGCTTTCGCTCCGCGCGCGGCGTGTACGAGGCCGACTTCCCCGACCACCCGCCGTCCGCGTTCAACTTCACTGACCCCGGCGTCCGGGCGTCCGGGCTCGTAGGCGCGGCCACGGAGCGGGGCACCAGGGTCAAGGTGCTGGAGTACGGCGCCGCCGTCGAGGTGGTGTTCCAGGACACGGCCGTGCTCGGCATGACGAGTCACCCCATGCACCTGCACGGGTTCAGCTTCTACGTCGTGGGGAGCGGGCTCGGCAACTTCGACGAGCGGAGGGACCCCGCCGGATACAACCTCGCCGACCCGCCGCTGCAGAACACGGTCGCCGTGCCCAAAGCTGGCTGGGCCGCCATACGGTTCCGCGCGAACAACCCCG GGGTGTGGTTCGTGCATTGCCACTTTGATCGCCACATGGTGTGGGGAATGGACACTGTGTTCATCGTGAAAGATGGCAAGGCTCCTGATGCCAAGATGATGCGGCCTCCTTGGAACATGCCTCAGTGTTGA
- the LOC136524669 gene encoding exocyst complex component EXO70A3-like: protein MAILLSAYKSKVGKAIRSTMEKIRVMLTGVGDDSSSSLNPQGSSDIHKITRSVMTYIRFLLSNYPSVDAVIRAKYVPHIEIEPPLDSMIMEMVSFLQEKIANISEPFPDQGLRFLFLLNNSYHIQQRFHSRYYLPEPIVLLADDISHKIKGYMKTYLQVSRALLLTCLLNPTSHCLGKNSSSLYKFESEFPKIYTSQKEWKVPDPELRRRLREVITDKIIPGYIEYIEDNKVTHPKISPQELEAMLQELFEG, encoded by the coding sequence ATGGCCATCCTCCTCTCAGCATATAAGAGCAAGGTGGGCAAGGCGATAAGGAGCACAATGGAGAAGATTAGGGTGATGTTGACGGGGGTTGGTGATGACTCGTCGAGTTCTCTAAATCCACAAGGATCATCAGACATTCACAAGATCACTCGGTCCGTAATGACATACATCAGGTTCCTGTTGTCTAATTACCCGTCAGTGGATGCCGTTATACGTGCTAAGTATGTGCCTCATATTGAAATTGAACCACCTTTGGACAGCATGATCATGGAGATGGTGTCTTTTCTACAAGAAAAGATTGCCAACATATCAGAACCATTTCCAGATCAAGGTCTCAGATTCTTATTCTTGCTCAACAACTCATACCACATCCAACAGAGATTTCATTCCCGCTATTATCTCCCAGAACCCATCGTGTTGCTGGCTGACGACATCAGTCACAAAATCAAGGGCTATATGAAGACATATCTACAAGTATCACGGGCACTGCTACTTACATGCTTGTTGAATCCTACGTCTCATTGCTTGGGGAAAAACAGTTCCTCGCTGTACAAGTTTGAGTCCGAATTTCCGAAAATCTACACCAGCCAAAAGGAGTGGAAGGTCCCAGATCCTGAGCTCAGGAGAAGGCTGCGCGAAGTTATCACGGACAAAATCATTCCAGGCTATATAGAATACATAGAGGATAACAAAGTTACCCACCCAAAAATCAGTCCCCAGGAGTTGGAAGCGATGCTGCAAGAGCTATTCGAAGGATGA